The Fusarium oxysporum f. sp. lycopersici 4287 chromosome 6, whole genome shotgun sequence DNA segment CCGGAGGTCCGCTGAGACGAACTTGGAAAAACCGGGCGGCTTGGGGCGCCGGCATAAAATAGGCTATGCGGCGGCTATCAGAGAGTCTGTGGATGGAACCCGAGGAGGTTCCAGAAACCAAAGTGACGACATGGTAGTCATCTAGAACGGGCGACCCGATGATGTTGCAGATGATGCTAGGGGCGTGCAGTACGTTCCTCAAACGGAGGGTGCCATGGGAGCGTGGACCATTTCGGTTTGGGGATGCCTTCGTGGGAAGGTCGACCGTACCTATGCCGATAACTTCAATCAGAGTTCCAGTCATGCTGTTAATAGCAGAGTTGAGGGAAACGTAATCGTCACCGAACCAAGAACGGTCTTTAGCAACGCTGGTCTTGTTAGAAGGTCGATCTTGCATCGCCAGTCACGGAGCCAGCCGGAAAGGAAATACGCACTGAACGTTGGAATTGTTGGACCAAACCCAAGTGGGGCAAGGCAGGTTAGCCTGAGGTGTCCTCTGCAACGATGCCATCGTGAGGATCAAATTTCTCAGATAGTGTGCAATATGAGACTTGGTGCTGTACCACGAGCGCTTTAAAAGCACCCTGGCTTACCAGTCAGGAAAAGAAGCAACAAATGAGTCTACTCAGGTCGTAGTTTACAAATCACCATTGTCAGTATGGTAGAATTAGTAATTCGTAGATATATCTTACCTTTACCTTCAAGGGATTCTACCTAGGGAGGACTTCTTGTTGACTTGTTGAAACCAATTCCCATTGGTTGGCTTTAGCTCAGCTCAAAGCCAGCCCCCGTCATTTCAAGCCAATCAAAAACCCGGCTGGAAGTGCGTTGTTGCGAGCGTCGCCAGCATGCGATAATGTCGTCCCCAGCAGGCTTAGGCATGTCATAGCATACCAGTATCATCGCGTAGAAGCAAGACATCAGTGTCCTGTGCATGCAAGCCTTGCAAAAGGATGTACCCTCTGACGGTTGTCAAGTACCCCATCTATAGGCGAGAGGGTTTATCTGGAGGTGACGTTAGCGGCCGGGACGTGCTTCTGCGCTACAAGGGCTGTCAATGACCAGGGCGCACAGAACACAGCCCTAAGGCAATAGATAGGCTCTGTGGTGGAGATGCGACCCTGAAGTCCCCCAAAGATGATAGATGGATTTAAAATGCGGTCGCTACCTATTAGTCAAAAAGGGCAGGCGACCCTTGGTCGTGCCCCGCGTGGCAATAAATCTATCTACACGATCATGACGAGTTGTAGGAGTGGGTGAGAGGGCCCTGACTTTGCTGATGTTTAGTTGTGTTTGCTAATGCTGGATTAACACCTGGATGTCCCTGTCGCCCTCGAGCCTTTGTTCGGCATGACGATACGGAACTTTACTCACAAGTGAAGGCTCCAAGTAATGGCACTCAATGGATATGGGGCAGCCAGGCAGACCTCATGCGCCCTACACAGGCCGCTCTGTCACAGCCTGGGATGGTATGTACAACGCCATGGAGGACAGTCAAGGCCCAGAAGCTCCACGACCCTGTGGCACCAATGATCCGCAGCATGACTATGGCCATAACAGTATCCATACGAATAATTATGAGCAAGCACTAAATAACGAGCTCTCCGACTCATCCACCGATAGTGATCGAGAACTCTGTGTTGGCAAATGCCAGTCCGATTATTGCCCACGATGATACAGCCCTTGGCACAATTGACAGCTGTAGCCGACGAGGGTTGCTAAAGTTTCTAGGACAGTCACAAAAACTGGAGTTCAGGTGTAGAAATGATGGTCACAGAGATGTTGGGCTTCTCCATAAGAGCCCGTCGTCGATAGAACGTTTAAAatttgtttgtttgtttgtttgtttgtttgtttgtatatttttcgtctGGGTGGCTGTAACGAAGCCAGATCTCCTACTGGAGCAAAagacgtgctgagctagcTAGGTACAGGGAAACCCCGCTTCCTTCACCATCCAGCATACCAATGGCACAAAAGGTGCTGTATTTCTCAAGCCCGTCACCCGTCAGCGGGTTCGGGGGCAATCTATTGTCGAACTTTTTCCACCGACCAGAATTCTCTCGCGCATCACTACATCTGCCGACGACCCCTGGCCGAAGCGATCGGAAATCGCATGGCCTATGAGGCCGCTGAGAAGTGAGGGCTCCCTTCGGAATTCCTCACGCTGTATGAGCGTATTTGCATGTGTGAGGATTTGGATCCACTGCACACGGTAGAGCCGCTAGCGCAAGAACATCTACCGATGCCATGGGCATCGTCCTCCGATATCTAAGGCGTTCTGGTTCTGAGGTGCCGCCATTAGATCCGACAAAGGTGTTGTCAGAGAAGGCGAACTCTCCAAAATTCCTTCTCTGAAAACTGCTGTTAGGGAGCCGATAGCATCCCCGCAGTTTTGTGTGGTCGCGTGGCCTGCAGAAAATCCCGCTCCTAACACGGCACTAACAGTGCGTGCCAAGAAAGAATTTTTACAGGGGAGAGTTGGGGAACGTTTAAAATCACCATGGTGGTGTTGCGCTGCAGGGTAGGTCACCTAACTCTCGGCCGTACTGGGTAGTTGTGGTTTGTCGCTTTGCCAGCATGGAACTCTGGTCAATCAAAACTTATCCCCTGGCCAATTTTCTTTGGTTATCCGGATACCAACTCAGTCCCGTCCTGCAGAAACTGGATGACCTTGGATGGATGAGGGCAGCCGCGTTGCTTCACGATACAATCCGATTCATCGAACCAACCACCGCTGCGAGTGCCTCCAATATGGTGTTGTCCTGGCAGGTACCGTACTTTAGAGCGATACGCTAGCTTCCTCCTTACGATCCACGAACCTGCTCAAGTTGATCAACGCGACCTGCTCTGACGCGTCCCTCGCTCGGCCGCATCGCGGCATTACCTCCTACCAAGATGATATTATGAAAGGTGCACCCGAACCTCTGTTCGCTTCTCTCTACTTCTTACTGACTATCTTTACACAGGCCGGCCTGTTTTCCGATCCCGCTCGTAGCTCTTCTAGTCAACTGTTGTTGTGTCGTACTGTCCAAGACTGCCTCAAATCTAGCCCGATGATCGAGATGCCTTCTGGCCAGCGACCCCACGGCGATGTCGTTGCCGTATGGAAGGTACCTTAGGGTGACGATTCGCATCCCTTCCTCGCCCATCCGCGATCATACTCACCAGCGATCGATACCCTGTCCGCGACCGATTCACCGACCTTCACCCCGATCTTCACCGCGCGATTTGTGAAGCAACAAGTTCTGGTTCATATAATTGGATGTTGATTGCAAGCCCAAGGTTAGATAACCTACAAGGATGGCAGTTCCTACTCGTCCATCAATCCTCCAGCGCTGCCAGTATTTTGGCTTCATTCAGTTGTAGCGATATGGCGCTTTTCCGAGCCCTTGGTTTGCTCGATACTGCCCAGTCTCATCACGGATGCCCTCGACAAAGTTCTTCACGTCATGTGCTGTCACAAACTGGCTCGTCCGGAATCTGCAGCCGCCCTTGTTTTCTGGGACAGGTTCTGGGGACTCACTTACGAGGGTAGGCCTAACATTCTGTCCCTCCATTTCGACTGTACTGACCGATCCCTAGAAAAATTACGGTATCTCTTCCTCTATCTAACTACGCCTATAGTCCTTCTCACCAGCTCCATTACCTGCTACCTGACCAAAAGCTCCGACGGATATCCTGGCAGCCGAGGTGCCTTCTTGCCGGCTATTCCAGGACGTGACATCATTTCTGTTCTGAGATCACACGACACATGAACCTTGACCAGACTTCCACATACGGTCAGCTTGATCGTCAGTTACCCTCGGTCCTTCGACAACTAGCCATCCAACTGAGTTGTGGTTCGATGCCAACTTGCCACTCGATTCCGCCTGGCCGAACGTGCATCCATACACCTGTACGTGTGTATCCGTACGCAAGGTGACCGGAATGTGCCCCAGCTTTCGTCCTCAACCCATTCCACTGCCAGCGTCGCCATTTTCCGCAACGAGAGCCAGCAAAGGCAACCGCAATCTACTGGTCAGGATTGACGCCCTGTAAAGGATCTTGCTCCATCATTTGTCTTGCTCTCATGCACAAGCGGGCGAGCCCGTCAGCGTCTCCTCAAAAGCGCGTGTTATCGCGACCAGAACAATTCGCGATTGAAAAATCCATGGTGCACGCCATGCCAGGTTAGGGAGGGGAATTTCACGCCTCACCAGGCACGACACCGAGCCATTACCGCGATTCATGATCCTAGAAGTAGTGACCGGATCTTTCGCGCGGATACGAGCCGAAGCTGAGAATGCAGCTGTTGTGGAGGAGAAAAATGGCAAGAGGAGTGCGACGTTTAATATTGCGGAATTTGAGGAGAGTATGCCTCTGCTGGTGGGCTGTTATCGCGAGACGTTGCGTCTTGTGAACCAGACTCTTAGCACGCGACGCATCCTCCAAGACACAAGCGTCACAACACCCGAAGGAGCAACATATATTCTCAAAAAAGACACAGACTTGCAACTCCCGGCTGGCGTAGCACACTACGAGGACAGTGTCTGGGGCGCAGATGTCAACGTCTTCAATCCAGAGCGCTTCCTCCCATCATCCAAGGGAAGCACAGAGGATGAGCGCAAGCGAAAAGCAGCGTACATACCCTTCGGAGGCGGTCGCCATCTGTGTCCAGGCCGCAACCTCGCTTAGCAGAGATAATCGGCTTCGCGTCTGCTCTACTACTGGGTTTTGAGATTGAAGCTGTGGGGATGGGCTTTGGCAATGTCAAGATGCTGGGACCGCAGCTTGCAGGCGGGACGGTAAGGCCTGAGAGGTATGGCGCTGGGTTGGGGGCTGAGATAGCGATGAGGCAGGGATGGGAGGATGTGGAGTGGAGGTTTGAGTGTTGATATTTTGGGGAAGATATTGATGTATCATTTCATCAATCGTGTTTGCTATGCTAATACAGTGATTGACCCCAAATACGATGGTACAGACGTAGAAAAGCCCCTGTTGTTTTGTGATTTTTGTCGAAATGCATGTAGAATAAAGCAGATAAATCCCAATTATCTGATTGGCCATGTCATGAAAGACCCCAACTCCGTCACGTGTGTTCCATACCGTTAATCCAAACCCATTCAATCACAGGAGACGCAACCCGCAAGCGGATTGTCCAGAAAaagccttgaggaacgaaTTTGAAGATAAAAATTGGGCAGGGGATATAATTCTCAGCGGATGACTAGACCCACAAACTCTAAATCGACCCTACACAAAGCGGGATTCTTAAAGCGGGACCCTTAGAAAGATGAATCCCTCAAAAGCTCACGATGAGAAGATTTACGTTCGGTTCATTTGACGACAGCCAGACTTTCAGAATCTACAAACTATCACTCATTGTAAACATAGCGGCATGCCCAGTTCGGCTCCAGTTCTTTTGCGACAAGGCAGCCGAGGGGCTGAGTTTCAACAATCCAGTGCTAGAGAGCCTGATCACCGCGTATCCGAAGGTCGTCAAGAATCTCCCTTCGCCGACCGTTATCGGCGTGCAATGTTGCCCTTCATGTAAGAGCACGAGGCCAGTTGTCCCGCAGTGTCCAATCTTTTGGGTCAGTTGCGGATCGACTATCACAACCGTTCTGCAAACACCAAAGTCCCATCTTCACAAAACGAGATCCTCATGCGGAGGCTATCGGTAATGGCGTGTATGAGAGGGTCAAACGCGAAACCCAGTCGCGGCAAGTCATCCGAGAAGAGAGGCTGGATGCTGGGGCAGTGTACGAGGCGGAAGTTGGAGGCATATATTGAGCGGTACGTGGAACGACTGCACAGATCGAATCGTTCAGTAGACGCAAAGCAGTGGGATGTTGTGAAAAAGGTGACAACAGAGCGAACTGGAAGAGACGCAGGAGAGTGTGTATAGAAAAAGAGGCCAGAATGGCAGGGAAAGGGTCAAACTGCATAGTTGGGTTACGTCTTTGAAACGGAGGAAACACTTGAGGACTTGAGCACGAATGCAACTTTTTATTCTTTATGGGGATACTTCTTTGGGGGATGGCGATTGCGATGTGGCCTAGTCCCGCCGTCTGGGCCTGGGAAAGGATGCAAAGTGATGCTAGACTCGCCGGCGTCGGCCATGGCCGACGGAGATGGGGAATTAGAGGGGGAATTGGCCGGAGGATCTAGGCTATCTTCTGCAATCGATACATGAGAATGGCCTTCTGTAGGCTGCGGAAGCTGTTTCTTATATGAAGATCCCGCAGGCTGGCGCTGTCAGAGCCTCGTCGCCTCTTAGAAGGGGTGAACGGAGTGGCACGACCCTCCCAGCGGGCGGAGCGCTTCGAAGTCGGAGTAGAAGATGGCGTCGGCGTGGCCGTGGGGACGGCAGCCGGTCTCGGTAGGTAGGCCAAGTCGAGGACACGGAGGGCCAGCTGATTGGTTTCGGTGGTGCGGCCAGTGACTTTGGCAGTGATACTGAGAAAAGCTCCCGACTGAGGGATCTTGACTTTTTGCCAACGCTTGGTGGTTTCCAGGAAACAGGTGACGGAGAACGCGATTGGAGCTGCTTTTAAGGTGTCGTAGACGGATGTTTCGACGGCGAAGCAGCGGTCCTCTGAAAAGTCAAGAGTCTTGTCGCTGCGAGATGGCACGAAGCCGATAATGGTCATCATCGGACACCACTGTTCTGGCAAGTGGCGTCGATACTTGTCAAAGTCAGACACGTCTCCCGGGTGACTAGGGAGAGTTAGTTGGAGCTAGATCGGGTACAGGACAAGACGGGACGTGCCTCATCAAGCTTAAGGCTTGGACACTGATCTCCAAGGCCCCGTCGGCAGACAGGGCAGTAGAGAAGCGACCGTCGGCGTAGAAGAAGGTGTTTGCCACATAGAGGTCCCTTTCTTCTCGTGTGAGATAAGCATGGATGCGGGTATGAATAGGCTCGACGTTGACATTAGGACTATAGAAGCTACTCTCGTCAAAGATGTTGACGTCGGTCTGTATTTCGACGTAGTTGGGTGCATTTTCACGACTCGGGTCCTCTGTGACGGTGTCGACGAAGTCGCGCAGGTGGATGGTACTCGAAAAGGTCGATTGTAGAGACATGCTGAACAGAAGTTGAGGGAATGATTGGAAACGTGCCACATCTCGCGCGAAGGTGCGGGACGGCTTGCTATAAAGGGAGGGGTTCCAACATGTTTGGTGAAGGAACTTTGACTGGGTATTCAGAGCATGTGACGAATGTCACGTCAGGGGATTGAACGTGAACCTTGTTCTCATTGCCAAGCAGATGATTGGTGAGTGCGACACAGGGTCGACGGGGAAAGCGTTAGACGAGGTTACTGCCGTTTCAAAGCAAGAGGGTGCTGTGTTTGCAGGCTGAGGTGGGGAATACTCCCAAAGCGTTATCGAGCAAGGATTCAGGGGTTATTTGAGTTTAAGCCTGAAGGAGCGTGTCCTCCCGTAGCCCGGGCTGAGGAGAAAAACGGATAGTTCGGGTGTCCGGGATGGAGCAATGAACTGAGGTAAATGTGCAGGCATTAGCACCAGACCCTTGGGGGCCAAGTGGCCTGCCATCCTTTGCATCACGATAGAACTATGAGGATAGGAAAGCGAGCAAACGTAGGCCATCATGGAGACGGAGAGTCTGTCCGATCTGTTCCGTCGCCTAGATGCGCAGAATCGCGAGAATGTGGCACTCGCCGGCCTGGGGATCCGTACATCGGCAGATATCTTCGAGGCTATACAGAGCCAGTATGAGCACTCTAGGAGCCAAAGAAATGAGGCATATGGATGGTCGGTTGTTAGTCCGGCACTGGTAGATCTGGGCATTCGGACGTCAGCCGACATTCTAGAGGCGTTGAACGGGGAGAACGGCCAGAAAAGTGGTGATATGAGTTCTCGCCGacgtcatcgtcttcatcggaAACCGGGGATCATGTCATcaggccaaggccaagtcgTTGACAGCGCGGAAGGTACGGTAGAGAATGGGCCTCAAGAAGAACCAAGGCATCGGAGTGAACTGAAGAGGTCCGGCCCTCGTAGCGACGACGGGCAGCTACCACACAAACGTCCCAGAACTGTGGAGCGCCAGGAGAGGAGCGAGTCTGAGCAGGTGCAAGACCTCGCCAACGTGCTGGGTGTGTTGGAGGAAGACTTTGCAGAAAAGGAGCGGCTATCTGACGACCAGACATGGTGTACGCCTGTGAGCCACGAGAGAAAGGCGAAGACGGTCGAGGAGTTCTACAAAGCGTTCCACGACATGAGAACGCTGCCGGTCCTCACCTGTATGTTCTGTTATCCTAAGCATAGCAGAGCTGAGTTGCAGTATGTTGACTGGGACTGGTGGGTGGCAAATGCCATCGAAAAGCGCGACGGCTCACCTTTCAAGTGCGTTCAGTGCTTCCCTGTAGGACAGAAGATTCTCGGGTGCGCAGACTGCGGAGGACACCTGGGGAGAGGTGCGTTATCGGCAGCAGCGCGGCTGCACACGCAGTTGGGATGCGAGCACATGTTTCCTGACGAGCTGAAGGATCTCACGCCggtcgaggagaagctgaTTGCGCTGAACTCGTGCTACggcttcatcaccaagcacAGCGTCTCAGATGGACACAGACAAGGCGCGACCTACCCGAGACATGTGAAGGGACATATCACGGTATTCCCAAACAACGTGCAGGAGCTAGCAACGAATGTCCTCCCACATCCGCTCTTGAAGGTCATGGATGATGTCCATATATCATGGCAGGGGCAGGAGAAACCAGCGCCGAGTGACCTGTCAACGTTACTATCGGTGCGACGTAACGCCGTCGAGAAGGCATTGCTGTGGCTCAAAAGGCACAATCCGTTGTATGCCGACATCGAAATTGACGAGGCGGAATTGGATAGTTGGGATGCGCCGTCACACGGAGTGCCTTCCCAAGTTTTTGATCGACTGGAACGGAATGAGCCTTCGGCGAGGGAGAAGATGCAGACGGTGCACATTGTCCCACCCACAGAGCGCGATATCGACGATCATGAACCGGCAGATAACCAAGAGATCATGGCATCGTTAGCCGAGGGCCTAAGCACATCAGGAGAACCAGAAGTTGATGGCTTCGCCTctggtgaggatggtgacgATTGGG contains these protein-coding regions:
- a CDS encoding hypothetical protein (At least one base has a quality score < 10); this translates as MDMGQPGRPHAPYTGRSVTAWDGMYNAMEDSQGPEAPRPCGTNDPQHDYGHNSIHTNNYEQALNNELSDSSTDSDRELCVGKCQSDYCPR
- a CDS encoding hypothetical protein (At least one base has a quality score < 10) — its product is MILEVVTGSFARIRAEAENAAVVEEKNGKRSATFNIAEFEESMPLLVGCYRETLRLVNQTLSTRRILQDTSVTTPEGATYILKKDTDLQLPAGVAHYEDSVWGADVNVFNPERFLPSSKGSTEDERKRKAAYIPFGGGRHLCPGRNLA
- a CDS encoding hypothetical protein (At least one base has a quality score < 10), translating into MSLQSTFSSTIHLRDFVDTVTEDPSRENAPNYVEIQTDVNIFDESSFYSPNVNVEPIHTRIHAYLTREERDLYVANTFFYADGRFSTALSADGALEISVQALSLMRHVPHPGDVSDFDKYRRHLPEQWCPMMTIIGFVPSRSDKTLDFSEDRCFAVETSVYDTLKAAPIAFSVTCFLETTKRWQKVKIPQSGAFLSITAKVTGRTTETNQLALRVLDLAYLPRPAAVPTATPTPSSTPTSKRSARWEGRATPFTPSKRRRGSDSASLRDLHIRNSFRSLQKAILMYRLQKIA